The DNA sequence CTTATTTACTGTAGATTACTTTTGACAACAATGTATAAAAATGCAGTGTACTTTGAATCGGACCTTGATAATAAAAGCAAACctcaaaaaaacattgtaaattCTTGCACTTCATGTATTCCACATCTGGAATGTGGAGTAATTTTTAATAATGAGTGAGCCATGATGATGTTTATGATTGAGCTGACAAAAATAGCATTAATTATGGTGGTAACTCGGCATAATTCTAAGGTAATTGTACTTGATTATTTCTACTGTACCCTAGTACAGTTCCTACTATACAAGTCAGCTCTCTTCATGGAACATTTCATGAACATTACATAGGGGATTGTTCCCTGGACCCCCTCAGTAGAAGTTCCTTGAAACTTCTTTCAGGGGATTTTTCATAACATTCAGAGAACCCTCAGAAAATGTTCCCTTAGAGCACACAAAGGTTACATAAAAGTAACCTTCAGAGAACCTTCAGAGAACCTTCAGGGAACGATCACTGTAAGTTCTGTAAATTCCCTAAAGGTTTTCTAAAGGTTACACAAACATACTCTTCAGAGAAACTTTAGGTAACATTCCGAAGCTTCTCTGACTGTTACAAAATACCATCAGAGAACATTTATGaaacattgttgttgttcatgttaaaaaaaaaaaaaaaaaaacaacttttaagaACAGTCTTAGAACATTCAAAGAATGTTTTTCAAGAGATGCTTGAAACATGTTGCTAGAGCTGGAACATTATTTAAAAGTTAGAGGAGCCTAAATGAGCCATGAGCCTGTGGTTCAGTGGGACCTGGGATCAGGCTATAAGAAGGCAGACTGGCCTTTAAGGTGGACAAGGTAACTCTAGTACATAAAGTAAAACTGAATAGACTCTCACTGTTAAAGAATACCTTTTATGCTTTTGCCCTTTTCTCCAGTGTGTATATAGGTCATTACAGGTCGCTTTTATTGACTGGACTTTCTGtcatcacactatgtcaccatgtcacacatttgcataatatatGCCTTTATTCACTTTAACTGAAGCTACCAGGTTGTGTGAGCTGACCGGTCAGAGCACAGTTGGTATTCAGGAGGGGAGACCTTAAAGAAACAATAGCTAAAACAGAAAGAGGGGGAATAtagtgctgctgctctggacagtgtgagaaaactcATAGTTTTTTAGCATTAAAGCATGAAGACCTATTTTagtagtaataaaaaaaaataaaataaaattgtgaaattgaaaaacagcattatgtGTCTCATTTAAGATACTGATGTATTAATGGAGGCAAGTATTCACTTATTCACTTAGTgcctttttttgctgttttttttttgttgttttttttgctgcctgaAGCAAGCCTATGAGCTGTCATACTGTGAAGATCTCATTTAAACCAATAGGAATCCCACCATGTGACCCCTCTTTTCCACCAAGAAAGACAGTATTAAAAGCACCGCCCAGGAGAAACCACCAGTTACTTCTTACACAGGACTCATTAAAGTCGACCTGAAAGAGTTTTCTTCCTCATCTTTGTCAGAACTCCGAAAGACGTAAAAACAACTTAAGGAAACATGGTGAGTATTAAAATATAGTTTATCTTCACTTACTATGTGTTGATTTCAGCGCATTTAAAGCTCTGAAGTGTGTTATCATAGGGGAACCAACTCAAAGAAGCAGGAATAACCTTCTGcaatttcacttttatttgaaGGACTTTTCAAACAAAACCTATTCACCTGAAGTCATGTTGCATGTTTTGGAGGCTACTTTTATATGACAATCTTTCactacagctgtgttttttgatACAGAACTTTGATGGCAAATGTGAAGTTCCAAAGCAAGATTTTTGATCTTATCGAGGCAAATTGCACGTCTGAATAATGAGCCtctttgttatatatttgtgtCTGAAAGGTGTTCTTTCAGAGGGAAAATGTGCACCGTTTCATCAGGTGACTTAAGTCATGATGAGCTGGTGTCTGATTCTTTACAAAAGAATCTTGTTTCCTTCTCCTTAGATGTTGTACTAGCTCTAGAGAAGTCCCCAACATGTGATGAGCAGCCTCCAGTGTTAAATTTGTTACAGTTGCTCCAAGAACTTTTCAGATAGCGAGGCTTAGTCTGATGCCTCAAAAACTTTGTACCATTCCACAGCGTGAGTGTATCTCAGTGCACGTTGGTCAGGCTGGTGTCCAGAGTGGCAATGCCTGCTGGGAGCTTTACTGCTTGGAACACGGGATCCAGCCGGATGGACAGATGCCCAGTGACAAGGCCATTGGAGGAGGGGATGATTCCTTCAACACCTTCTTTAGTGTGACTGGAGCTGGAAAGCACGTCCCCAGAGCTGTTTTTGTTGACCTGGAGCCCACTGTCATTGGTAAACTGAAATcgaatgattttttaaaattgttgtTTGGGTTCCTTTCCAGTTGTTACCTTCATATTTTATGGTAATTTCCCCTTAGATGAGGTGCGCACTGGGATGTACCGCCAGCTGTTTCACCCTGAGCAGCTGATCACCGGCAAGGAGGATGCTGCCAACAACTACGCCCGCGGACACTACACCATCGGCAAAGAGCTCATCGACCTGGTAATGGACAGGATCCGCAAACTGGTGAGTGAATTCAGCACAGATCACTTTAATTCAAAATTTGTTTTCAGAGTATTTGCTCAtcgtctccccctctctgtcctcaggctgACCAGTGCACCGGCCTTCAGGGCTTCCTGGTGTTCCACAGCTTCGGAGGTGGCACCGGCTCTGGTTTCACCTCCCTGCTGATGGAGCGCCTGTCTGTCGACTATGGCAAGAAGTCCAAGCTGGAGTTCTCGGTCTACCCGGCTCCCCAGGTGTCCACGGCTGTGGTGGAGCCCTACAACTCCATCCTAACGACCCACACCACCCTGGAGCACTCTGACTGTGCCTTCATGGTGGATAATGAAGCCATCTATGATATCTGTCGTAGGAACCTCGATATCGAGCGTCCCACTTACACCAACCTGAACAGGTTGATCAGTCAGATTGTGTCCTCCATCACTGCTTCCCTTCGTTTCGATGGTGCCCTCAATGTCGATCTGACAGAGTTCCAGACCAACTTGGTGCCATATCCCCGTATCCACTTCCCTCTGGCCACCTATGCCCCCGTCATCTCTGCTGAGAAGGCTTACCATGAGCAGCTAACGGTGTCAGAAATCACCAATGCCTGCTTCGATCCAGCTAATCAGTTGGTGAAATGTGACCCTCGCCACGGCAAGTACATGGCTTGCTGCCTGCTGTTCCGTGGTGATGTGGTGCCCAAAGATGTGAATGCTGCCATTGCCACCATTAAGACCAAGCGCACCATCCagtttgtggactggtgccCCACTGGTTTCAAGGTTGGCATCAACTACCAGCCACCCACTGTAGTTCCTGGTGGAGACCTGGCCAAGGTCAAGAGGGCTGTGTGCATGCTGAGCAACACCACTGCTATTGCAGAGGCCTGGGCTCGGCTTGACCACAAGTTCGATCTGATGTACGCTAAGCGTGCCTTTGTTCACTGGTATGTGGGTGAGGgtatggaggagggagagttctCTGAGGCCAGGGAAGACATGGCAGCTCTGGAGAAGGATTATGAGGAGGTTGGAACCGATAGTCAGGGagacgacgacgatgatggAGAAGATTTTTAAACAGGCATGCAGTCCCTTGTACTGATCACTGATCTATGCCTTATcagtgtaagaaaaaaaaatgtgttcactgactgGTCTATTTCCTGCCTTTGATACGCTCATCACTTTTAATAAAGCAGTAAAGATTGTTTTCTGTAGTTTGACCAATGCTTAAAGCATAGTGCTATCCTGGGCAGTAGCAAACTGgtttttgaaattgttttagAAAGCACAGTTTTTAGTGATACTTTGTCCGAGAACGACTCTTACTCTGCTCAGCAAAACTgtgttgacctttttttttttgctcttagTGCATGCTTTTTTAACAATCCCAGGTCTATTTCTGTAAGAATTGTGTTTGGAAAAAGACATCTCAAACAGTCATATTAGAATTATCATCATAGCTGAGGCAATCTGATAGAAAGCACCAGCTTatgagaaggaagaagaatgcgtgGGATAAAAATGGTGATATCTCTGATTCTGCATTgttgattctgatcatttgtttttatcagctgtCAATAATTCGTCTAACAGTGATACAGGAATGCAATGCTAGACCAGCAATACCTATATtacacaatgcaactcagccactgagtgatatCACTGGAGGAAATATATGAGATTACATGAAGCTTCCTCTGGGGCCACAGGAAACAATTCACCAAACCACACCTAGTCAGGTCACAACTCTAAGGATTAGGGATTATTTGGTTTACTCGGGGCACATATGAAATATTTAGCCCTACTAAGGGATAAGTTTTTGTAATGTCTGATAAATTGTTAATGATTCAATGATTTgttcaataaaataatttgttttcactcaAAATGATTTTAGTACGATCAAAACATCTTGTTTAGGGAAggaaaaatgaacacattttgtggATATTAATACATATACCTTGATCTTCACAGAAGAATTGCACTATGATTCATAGTGTTAATAGCTTTAAAACAATATCATCAAATGTGTCCTGTTCAACTGCACATTAAAAGCCGCTCATATCTGCACCTGGTCATTTTCTCAGTGTTCCTGAGTAGTTTTCTGTGTAAACCAGACAAAGGAATCCCTTCTGGTGagttaataaaaaaatcaacataaagGTAAGGTCAGGGGTGCAGATCCGATGTCAGGATTGGGGGGGaacaaaaaagtgattttgtttttttgcccgTATGCAACTCATACCATACCACCATAAATCACAACTTTGTAGAGGCTCGCCATATCATTCAAAAAGTATTGTACAGGGAATCATTTATTGTGCTTACCTTACTTGTTTATTCATCCTAAACAGCCAACAGCACGTATCACTGCTTACTTCACTGTTAGTAAATCATAGTTTTATGGGTCTCGGGCATGTAATGTCTACTCATGTTCTTATCTTTCACCTCCCTCCAACCCTCCCAGATCCCCAATTCTTCTCACCATCTTCCTTTACTCCCAGTGTATGGGACTACTATATGCATGATTAATTGATATGGATGAATTTCAAAATATGAAGCCCTGACCAAGTTGTGTAAACtaaatgatcatgtttttacaatGGCAGTTATGCTGGTAAAcagttctaaaaaaaacaaaacaacacacagctgtaagagcacaataaacaaaacacaagctgactcaacaaaatctgatttatttacatagatttaaataaaatcattccttgtttgttttcatctgtcattttCCAGGACTCCCTGGAAGAAGAGATCCTGTATCTGTACAACTCTTCTTATCTGTATCTGAACAACTCCTGGATAAAACAATTTGCTTTGTGGAGGAGACCAGAGATGGAATGTGGAGTCAGAAATATATGTGTCAAACATTGTTTGTTCCACCGCTTCAATCGTTTCTTTTTAGATgtgaatctaaaatataaagAATGTGAAGACCgaaaatatgtttgttcaaTTTTGAAAAATTTAGGGCGTTTTTACCGTAAACCCTGCAGAATTCGCCGATTTAAGCTAGCATGTCTTGCTAGTATTGGCAGTAATTTCAATTAGTGTCGTTAACCTAATGGGACCGAGTTTGACACAAACGTTTCTTCTTCATAAAACTTTATTTGGTACTTTATTGTAATACTTTATTTCATGCTGTCCTGACCTACACAGCCAGTCatcaacagagagcagaggaggccctgcagacagacactAGTTCTCCAGAAAAGGTGAATGTGCCTGTAGTGCTGCTGATCACACTCACTGtttccatttattcattaaGGCTCAGTCACGGTGCAGCAGGAGCTCTGCAGGTTTGTCAGTCAGCAAGAGAACCTAAAATTGGTGTATTgttgaatggagtctggtgcaaATGTCATTTCTAAAAAGTTTCTGAAGGAGTGCAAGATTTCAGACTTTTAACAGGACAAACTGGGATTAGATTTCAGTAGCTGGAAATAGCTGAGTACACTGactcaagtacagtactttATAATTTATGTGGTATTTTCACAATTTTAGCTGTTTTGAGACAAAAGCTGGTGTTCACACGGCAACGGGTGTGAATGTTTTAAGAGTTAATCTGGCTCCATCTCTCAGACAATAATATATCACAATTTTAAAATGCTCAGATCCTTCATAGGCTCATTTAATATGACTCTAAAAAGAAATTCTGATTGTTTATTTCATAAGGAAGAAGTCAGGTTATTAATGACGCTGAGCTGAttgcaaatataaatacaagTTGATTTTGACTGAATTTCCTGTGTTTGACAATAACATGTAGCCATAGTTGTTATATTAAACTGTTTACTGGCTTGATGTTGTGTTCTCAGTGTTGTGGCTCAGCGTGCAGTGAGGAAGGCTATCCTCATCGAGGCCCTGCCCATCAGACCGCAGGACACCCGCCTCAAGGTCCCAGCACCAGCCTCCCGCAGCAGCTGCCCAAAAAGGTCAGGTCGTGCCTCTCGTAGCTCTGCTTCTGGCACTACCGCTCGCTCTTCCTCTCACCCTACCTTGGGCCCCTCTTCTagctcctcctctcgcccttcCTTGGGTCCTTCTTCGACCTCCTCCTGTCACCCTTCTTcaacctcctcctctcgccctacCTTGGGCCGTTCTTCTAGCTCGTCCTCTCACCCTTCTTcaacctcctcctctcgccctacCTTGGGCCGTTCTTCTAGCTCGTCCTCTCGCCCTTCTCCTagctcctcctctcgccctacCTTGGGCCCTTCTtcaacatcctcctcctgcccttCTTCTAGCTCGTCCTCTCGCCCTTCTCCTAGCCCCTCCTCTCGCCCTACCTTGGGCCCTTCTTCAagctctccctctccatcatTTTCTTCCCTGCGTGGCACTTCCGCCTCTTTGGTGTCCAGTGACCCTGCCAGGATCACTTCACGAAAGCGGCAGAAGGCGTTCACTTCTATCTGGCCTATACCTAAGGGGCTGTGGAAGCCTCAGCCTCCATGGAGTGGCCCTAAGCCAAGGTTAgtccagaaccagcagctgtggAGTGGCCCTGAACCAGAGTGGGCGCGGAAAGTAAGGCTGGACATGAAGGCGAGGGATCAGTATTTTAACAAGTGGTTCAAGAGGAGCGCAGAACCTGAAGGTGAGCCTGTTGGTGAGGCTCCAGGTAAGCGCTTCTGTCCCTCGAATTAAATTtcaattcagtttgtttttctcattgaaTTGAACTAAAATCAATGAgagttttatttgattgaattgaatttgttcCAATGGGCTGaaccactttttaaaatttctttgaCAAGGTTCAAGGGAATTGGTTCACCCCTTTACAGGGTGTGAGGATACAAGGAAAgcaatttgtttgaatttattttagtTGCCTTGTATTTCATTCctttgaatctttttttcagttgctaCAATgtaagaaacaaagaagaaacaaggaaagcaatttatttgaatttatttgagtTGCCTTGTTTTCACCTTCTTTTAACCAGATTTATTTGAATCAGCTGACTTTTATGTATTTGAGTTGAACTGCATTGTGTTGCGTCGTGTCGTGTTGCGGGGTTGAAGGACCACATTTGTAAGAATTGTGTccttgaagaagaagaagaagaaaaagaagacgaTGAAGACAAACAAGAGATGAGAAGAAGCAAAAGAAgtagagacagaaacaggaagtcatgaTCAAAGGATAGAAGACAGAAGCAACAGATcacaaaccagaaaaaaacacaagaagaaatgCTGAGGAACAGATGGGAAATTAACgattaaaagaaatgaaataaacaagagaATGTGTGATTGGGAATTGACTCGGtcatgaagagaagagaagagaagagaagaaacgCAACGACATGTGAAgagacaagaaaagaagaaagaacaggGAGCATAAATCATATCATGTAAAAGGTAATTATTACATGTTCATATCAGATTTCATGCAGTATTTAATTATGACTCTGTATGTGATATATGAAcatccatctttatttttcatctgtcttttaGAAAGGAAAGGCGAGACTGAAAGGACAGGGAGGGACGGTGGGCAATATCAAGTATGAACCCCCATACAGAAGGTAAATCAATGTTAAAATATCATTTCATATATGTATAATCAGCTGATCTGGTTGCTGATATTTTGTACTTTAATTCCCCCCGTATCTTATTTGTCTttaagacagaggagaggagaggagaggagaggaggtgggagggcAACAGCAAGTGTGAACTCTCAGTGAAAAGGTAAATAATTTTTTGAAAAATTCTGTAATTATATCACAGTTCATGTCATAAATAAGTGATCTGCTGATTTGgtctctgaaatgtttcactgcaactctgtttgtctttatttgtcttctagacagaggagaggacgtggtgcaggaggagaggaggtgggagggcATTGTGAAGTTTGAACCCTCACCTGGAAAATGTAAGTATCACTTTATATCTTAATTTCACACTTCATGTAGTGATTAACAAATAATAAGATAACCTTTTTTAACTACAACTCCTTCTGTCATCTATTTGTCTTttagtgagaggagaggagaggaggtgatggaggggaggagaggagaggagaggagaggagaggagaggagaggagaggggaggagaggagaggagaggagaggagaggagggccaAAGCAAGTGTGAACTCTCATTCAAAAAGTAAAATCCATTTTTAAGGCACATTTGTGTAATTATGTTATCATTTTATCAGTcttgtcataaataaatgaacagttGATCCTGTCACTGATATGTTCCATTGTAACTCCTCTTGTCTCTTGTTTGGCTCTAAgaaagaggagacgaggaggagaggaggtgacgaggagaggagaggatgccAGAGGTCAAAAGGAAGTCTCTCTGATGCAAATGGTAAAtattcatttctttaatgtGTCTCACAGTTAATTTGATAAAGAAATGATATGCTGACCTGGTTTCAGATATCTTTAACTGTAACTAACTTATTTGCCTTTTGTCATCtagaggagagtggaggaaaGACGGTCGAGAGGAGATGAGAAGGGACGGAAAAACGccataaaaaggtaaaaatcaACTCATTTGATAATATCATCAGAACTTTGTGTGCAGTCATCCAACTAAGTAACCAAACTTACTCAGTTATGTCATCAAACTATACCTGCcagataaaatgactgaatcaGATTGCAGAAAGATGAATTCAATAAGTCAGGAACTCAACAATCATCTATGTGTTAAACTTGAGAAAAATCTGtcctgaatgttttttgtattttttctttacagctggACTGAACTTCAGAAGCTGCCAGAAGTGAAACTCATCTCACCATGATGACTTTTGAAACAATCAAACAGTAAACATGTGTTtccaataaaaagtcaaaacgAGAGGAAATGTTTCAGTTAAGGTTCTGAGGTTTAGGTCTTACCTCATGTTTTTAATGGCTTTGTATGTATATATCAAAAGAGCCTGCATTTATATCGTGTTGTACTAATGATTGGAAATTCTGCCACCctccaaaaatatttttaagaaaagaaaagcttttagtccatgagtagatgcacactTGTAGTCTGGCATAAATAAAATAGTCCTACATGAAACTCttaacaaggtctgtggattatttaGAGTAACTGAGTCATGACTTCTGGAAAGAGACAGTACTGTTCAACGTGTCCTCTAGTTCCAATATATTCAAAAGAAGGCAGAAAAATGATGGCTGATACCTCCGAAACTCTGCATCTTACATCAAAACTATGAAGATAAATCATTCTAAAAGTTGAAGGAAacgaggactttttttttttttattttggagtgaactgtccctttaatctcTGGCACAGAAAAGCCAAAGATGCATTTGTGGAGTGATTCAGGTGCAGGTGTTTTGTCTCTAGAGCGCAGTGTGAGCCTGAGCCCGCTCCCCTCAGCGTCAGTGGCCGCAcagtggagagagtggagaacATCAAGTTCCTCGGTTGagtttttacagatttacaaGTTACAGATTACTAATTTAAAGGTAACTAGTTAGGCCAGCAAATGcattctgaatctgaatctgaatctctctctctctctctctctcgctctctctctctctctgctgaatGTGTATTATTGTGGTTATCCAACAGGATTTACCTATATTTCCCCCTTCAGCTGCATcccttaaaatgttttcacagttaATTTCTTCATAAACCGGTTGGGCAATGTTCTTCCCTTACTGTCACGGTAGATGTAGTTCATTTTGCTTCCTGTAGAGGCGCTCCCCTCACCCGACGAGCCTCTCAGAATTTCACCGGAGCCACACACACGTCTCTCTGAACGCCGCCTGTTAATTTTCTCCGATAATGGACGCGGGATTCTTCCGCGTAAGTCTCTATACTTGTTTTCTGACCTCATAGTATTTGCGGCAAAGTTGCATAGAGCTAAAGTCGTCCTTGATAACACAACAGTATGCAGTTATGTGTTCAGGTGAAGGGCCATACAGTCGGAAACGGTGTGGTCAGGGTGGCTTCGTCTATCAACTGATGACAAACAATCTTGGATTTCGACATGagtctttttttcagctgatctAGATCTATAGTTTACGTGGTTTGACGATGTAAATGTTACCTTTTACTGTATTGTGTAATGTTTACGTTTCATTGCTTATGAGGCATAGCCTTTGCACATTCgtgagtaaaaacacatttgcagcaaATAGACAAGCCAAGATAGCTAGCTAGCGACTACTAATGCGTTAGCCTTGACTGAAAATGGCGTCCAAGGGGTGCATCGTTTCTATCTTTGAGGGAGCTAGTCACGACCGCTGccatgctaacgctagctaggGCGAAGTACACCTAACTGTGTGCTTGAATAACAGCGCTGATGTCAATTTGATATTCTATCCGTCTAAGAGTCGCAGACGGTCGAAATAGCCTCCAGACTTTGGCTAATATAAGACTGTCAGGTCCCTTTTAGAGGATTAAACAGGCTAACTCTTAGCCTGTcaagctaacgctagcttatCTGCCTTTGAATTTCATGGGTTAAATTCAACATGATTCTGTGAGCACTTGGCATGGGAACAACTGTTGACCAGTTTACCAATTGTGATATGCTCGTACAAGTAGCATAGCGTCAATGTTTGCTAACATAACTTAAactaattgttttggttttgatgtCAGTCATACCGGCATGTTTTTGAGTGCTGTCTCAATCACATGTTGACATGTGTGTCGATGTAGCGTTGACTGTGCACTTGCTTTGAATACGCCAAATACattgtttaatgttttactttttttttaagggcaCAAGTGCAGAGCAAGACAATCGGTTcagcaacaagcagaagaaaCTGCTGAAGCAGCTGAAATTTGCAGAATGTCTGGACAAGAAGGTATCAAATCGTCcacatttacattatgtttGCCACAGTCTTGGTACTGACTTGTTTTTTGAAGCAAGTGATTACTGATTAGATTCATGATGTCGCAGTCACTGTTGTTTGCATGAAACAGACCAGACCTCCCTGTAGACATTGTAGCCTCAGGTCATTTAGACATGCTCCTCTTGCTTGGCCTGCTTTTCTTTACCATGCTGTTTGCTGCTTATTCTGCCCCTTAGGTGGACATGACCAAAGTGAACCTGGAAGTCATCAAACCTTGGATTACTCAGCGAGTGACAGAGATTCTTGGATTCGAGGATGATGTCGTCATAGAGTTCATATTTAACCAGCTCGAGG is a window from the Acanthopagrus latus isolate v.2019 chromosome 16, fAcaLat1.1, whole genome shotgun sequence genome containing:
- the LOC119005233 gene encoding tubulin alpha-1C chain-like; its protein translation is MPSDKAIGGGDDSFNTFFSVTGAGKHVPRAVFVDLEPTVIDEVRTGMYRQLFHPEQLITGKEDAANNYARGHYTIGKELIDLVMDRIRKLADQCTGLQGFLVFHSFGGGTGSGFTSLLMERLSVDYGKKSKLEFSVYPAPQVSTAVVEPYNSILTTHTTLEHSDCAFMVDNEAIYDICRRNLDIERPTYTNLNRLISQIVSSITASLRFDGALNVDLTEFQTNLVPYPRIHFPLATYAPVISAEKAYHEQLTVSEITNACFDPANQLVKCDPRHGKYMACCLLFRGDVVPKDVNAAIATIKTKRTIQFVDWCPTGFKVGINYQPPTVVPGGDLAKVKRAVCMLSNTTAIAEAWARLDHKFDLMYAKRAFVHWYVGEGMEEGEFSEAREDMAALEKDYEEVGTDSQGDDDDDGEDF